CGCCAAGTTCGCGGTGCAATTCAAAAGCAGGAATGAAATAATAGCGCCACTTGCAAAACCGGAGTCAAAGAAGTGAAACGAGCAGTGTTTCTGGATAGGGATGGTGTCATCAATAAAGACCATGGTTATGTTCATACCGTGGATGACTTTGAATACATCGAAGGTGTATTCGAAGCCTGTCTCGCATTGAAAAACATGGGTTTTAAATTGGTGGTGGTAACCAATCAGTCAGGCATTGCCCGTGGCATGTATACAGAAGACGATTTCCACAGCCTGACGGAATGGATGGACTGGAACTTTGCCGATAAAGGCGTGGATCTCGACGGCATCTATTACTGCCCACACCATCCAGAAAAAGGTATTGGTGAATATAAGCAGGATTGTGATTGCCGCAAACCCAAGCCCGGCATGCTGGAGTCAGCAGCCAAATTCCTGAAACTGGATCTGGCCAATTCGGTGATGGTGGGTGATAAGGCTGATGATATGCGTGCGGCTGAAGCTGCAGGTATCCCGACTAAAATCCTGGTGAGAAGCGGTAAGCGGGTCGACTGCGAAGGCGAAACGTTGGCAACAATCGTATTGGACAGTATCGCTGACGTACCGGCCTACCTGAAAGCACTCAAGTAACAGTCGATGGTGAATCGCCCTTGCTCGGACGCAGAAGCCTGAATAGGGCTGAGTCACCATCGACATAGCCCCGCGGTTATACCCCATGCCTTTTGAGACTGCCTGTGCAGTGTCAAAGAGGTTAATAAAGTGGCAAGAACTGCACGCGTGGCTAAAATATATCCACTTGATGCATTGATTCAATAAAAGGGCTTGCGCTCGCTCACCAAGCCCCTATAATGCGCCTCCATCGACCGGCGGTAAACGCCAGATACGGTCAGCTCTTTAAAAATTTATCAAGTAATCTGTGTGGATACTCGCAGGTTGATGAAGTCGACAAAACGATTTTATCAATGAAGGAGTTTTCATGCAGAGCATGACAGCAGAAATTCATTGAGACCAAAACTTTAATTGAAGAGTTTGATCATGGCTCAGATTGAACGCTGGCGGCAGGCCTAACACATGCAAGTCGAGCGGCAGCGGGAAGATAGCTTGCTATCTTTGCCGGCGAGCGGCGGACGGGTGAGTAATACCTGGGGATCTGCCCAATCGAGGGGGATAACAGTTGGAAACGACTGCTAATACCGCATACGCCCTACGGGGGAAAGGAGGGGCTCTTCGGACCTTCCGCGATTGGATGAACCCAGGCGGGATTAGCTAGTAGGTGAGGTAATGGCTCACCTAGGCGACGATCCCTAGCTGTTCTGAGAGGATGGACAGCCACACTGGGACTGAGACACGGCCCAGACTCCTACGGGAGGCAGCAGTGGGGAATATTGGACAATGGGGGAAACCCTGATCCAGCCATGCCGCGTGTGTGAAGAAGGCCTTCGGGTTGTAAAGCACTTTCAGTGGGGAGGAAAGGTTGTAGGTTAATACCCTATAGCTGTGACGTTACCCACAGAAGAAGCACCGGCTAACTCCGTGCCAGCAGCCGCGGTAATACGGAGGGTGCAAGCGTTAATCGGAATTACTGGGCGTAAAGC
This portion of the Shewanella amazonensis SB2B genome encodes:
- the gmhB gene encoding D-glycero-beta-D-manno-heptose 1,7-bisphosphate 7-phosphatase, whose translation is MKRAVFLDRDGVINKDHGYVHTVDDFEYIEGVFEACLALKNMGFKLVVVTNQSGIARGMYTEDDFHSLTEWMDWNFADKGVDLDGIYYCPHHPEKGIGEYKQDCDCRKPKPGMLESAAKFLKLDLANSVMVGDKADDMRAAEAAGIPTKILVRSGKRVDCEGETLATIVLDSIADVPAYLKALK